From Sparus aurata chromosome 9, fSpaAur1.1, whole genome shotgun sequence, a single genomic window includes:
- the LOC115587551 gene encoding olfactory receptor 4Q2-like yields the protein MDNVSIVRIFILTGLNETNNYRVALFTLTLLYYCMILFFNLTIIMIIILDKNLHEPMHILLCSFCINGLYGTAGFYPKFIFDLLSSSHVISYEACLLQDFVMYSSFCSDLSILAVRAYDRYLAICRPLHYHSFMTKRRVGQMVCFSWITPLCIFSINVVLTSRLRLCSKNMKKILCVNWIIVKLACPDANTISNNIIAYFTMFLYVSHGFFVIWTYMHLIKTSVRSKDDRVKFMQTCVPHLALLTTFVSIIVIDFMSIRFGSTNLPQSLQNFISIEFLLIPPVLNPLIYGFKLSKIRHRILGFVHVQRK from the coding sequence ATGGATAATGTTTCTATTGTAAGAATTTTTATTCTAACAGGGTTAAATGAGACAAACAATTATAGAGTAGCTCTTTTCACACTCACTTTACTGTATTACtgtatgattttgtttttcaatttgactatcatcatgatcatcattTTGGATAAAAACCTACATGAACCTATGCATATTTTATTGTGCAGTTTTTGCATTAATGGACTTTATGGGACTGCAGGTTTCTACCCTAAGTTCATCTTTGATCTTTTGTCTTCTTCCCATGTAATCTCATATGAAGCGTGTCTCCTACAGGATTTTGTCATGTACTCTTCTTTTTGCAGTGATTTGTCTATTCTAGCCGTCAGGGCGTACGACAGATATTTGGCTATATGTCGACCACTGCACTACCACTCTTTCATGACCAAGAGGAGGGTCGGTCAGATGGTGTGTTTCTCCTGGATAACACCTTTATGCATCTTCTCCATCAATGTTGTGCTGACGTCAAGACTCAGATTGTGcagtaaaaacatgaaaaaaattcTATGTGTGAATTGGATAATTGTTAAACTTGCATGCCCTGACGCTAACACTATTTCAAACAATATAATTGCATATTTTACAATGTTCTTGTATGTGTCTCATGGGTTTTTCGTCATTTGGACTTATATGCATCTCATCAAAACTTCTGTGAGGTCCAAAGATGACAGAGTGAAGTTTATGCAGACATGTGTGCCCCATTTAGCCTTGTTAACTACATTTGTTTCTATAATAGTTATAGATTTTATGTCCATACGATTTGGTTCCACAAATTTACCTCAAAGCCTTCAAAACTTCATCTCCATAGAATTTCTGCTCATTCCTCCTGTTTTGAATCCTCTAATTTATGGGTTTAAACTGAGCAAAATCAGACACAGAATTCTGGGTTTTGTTCATGTTCAAAGAAAATGA